A genome region from Pelagibaculum spongiae includes the following:
- a CDS encoding S8 family serine peptidase, which translates to MKSYLKFGLPGLTAMALLGCNNEQQVSPTSVESQQPATFTVISGIASKPITTGEIIVKFKNAGFQARSLSGAFYTKNQLPVDFEVLRALSGNSQLISLKTTGYPGVQARSVSGQSPIDPVALAKQLSALPEVEYAEANRIMRSAYIPNDPRWSDQWHYQSAASYPGALNLPQALDQASGENVVVAVIDSGVLVNHPDLNNQLLPGYDMISNDFIANDGNGRDNNPDDPGDGIRAGECSDLYGRYYPPSDSTSSWHGSHVAGTIAAESDNGIGVSGVAPDAKILPVRALGKCGGTTADIVDAMRWSAGLSVPGVPINQNPAQIINMSLGGGGACGSAYQNAIDDLVAQDVTLVIAAGNENQSVNNASPANCDDIISVAAVGKTGSRARYSNYGNKIDVAAPGGDRDGAILSTVNTGSYSQRSMSYGYLQGTSMATPHVAGVAALMKSADNSLTPAQIEQTLKQTSRSFPSVSTRQCTTSNCGDGLVDASAAVAAVSGGTDPDPEPPVDTDAVLANGQVSAAFDLADKANKKFRIDIPENAQNLQVTITGNNGDADLWLKKESAADTANQADQKSESGNSNESITIDAPISGEYFITVHAWSGFNNVTVLASWDVDDGNEIVFFENNDNYSIPDGQGSITSPLNIDRNGISSNITVRYSIKHTYRGDLKVTLFAPSGQSQILHDTSNDSADNLSGEVNISAGSIVAAGEWRLKVEDKYNQDAGYIDSWSITFN; encoded by the coding sequence ATGAAATCCTACCTAAAGTTTGGCCTACCAGGCTTGACCGCAATGGCGCTACTTGGTTGTAATAATGAACAACAAGTATCACCAACCTCTGTTGAATCTCAGCAACCTGCTACTTTCACGGTTATTTCTGGCATAGCATCTAAGCCAATTACCACGGGCGAGATTATTGTAAAATTTAAAAATGCTGGCTTTCAGGCCAGAAGTCTCTCGGGTGCTTTTTACACTAAGAATCAATTACCAGTAGATTTTGAAGTGCTTCGCGCTTTATCTGGAAATAGCCAACTAATTAGTTTGAAAACTACAGGCTACCCGGGAGTACAAGCTAGGTCTGTATCAGGACAATCACCGATCGACCCTGTTGCACTGGCTAAGCAATTGTCAGCATTACCTGAAGTTGAGTACGCGGAAGCTAACCGAATTATGCGCTCGGCTTATATTCCCAATGACCCGCGCTGGTCTGATCAGTGGCATTATCAATCAGCTGCGAGTTATCCTGGTGCATTAAACCTGCCACAAGCACTTGATCAGGCTAGCGGTGAAAATGTCGTTGTGGCGGTGATTGATTCGGGTGTTTTAGTGAATCATCCCGATTTAAATAACCAGTTATTGCCCGGTTATGACATGATTAGCAATGACTTTATTGCCAATGATGGTAACGGTCGAGACAATAATCCAGATGACCCGGGTGATGGTATTCGTGCCGGTGAATGTAGCGATCTTTACGGGCGATATTATCCGCCGAGTGATTCGACTTCTTCTTGGCATGGCTCCCATGTCGCAGGCACCATTGCTGCCGAATCTGATAATGGCATCGGTGTATCAGGTGTTGCACCCGACGCAAAAATTCTTCCAGTTAGAGCATTAGGTAAATGTGGCGGCACGACTGCAGATATTGTCGATGCCATGCGCTGGTCTGCCGGTTTATCGGTTCCTGGTGTACCGATTAACCAGAACCCGGCACAGATTATTAATATGAGTCTGGGGGGCGGCGGTGCTTGTGGCAGTGCTTACCAAAACGCGATTGATGACTTAGTTGCACAAGACGTTACTTTAGTTATCGCTGCGGGTAATGAAAACCAAAGCGTAAATAACGCCAGCCCAGCAAATTGTGATGACATTATTTCGGTGGCTGCCGTGGGTAAAACAGGTTCTAGAGCACGCTACTCGAATTACGGAAATAAAATCGATGTTGCAGCGCCAGGTGGTGACCGTGATGGTGCTATTTTATCCACAGTGAACACTGGCAGCTATAGCCAGCGCTCGATGAGTTATGGTTATTTACAAGGTACTTCTATGGCAACGCCACATGTTGCTGGTGTTGCTGCATTAATGAAGTCTGCTGACAATAGCCTGACACCGGCGCAAATTGAACAAACCCTCAAGCAAACTTCGCGAAGCTTCCCTTCTGTTAGCACTCGCCAGTGTACGACCAGTAATTGTGGTGATGGACTGGTTGATGCTTCAGCAGCAGTTGCTGCAGTTTCAGGTGGAACAGATCCCGACCCAGAACCACCAGTAGATACAGATGCTGTTTTAGCCAATGGCCAAGTATCGGCAGCGTTTGATTTAGCTGACAAGGCCAATAAAAAATTCCGCATCGATATACCTGAAAATGCACAAAACCTACAAGTGACCATTACAGGTAATAATGGTGATGCAGATTTATGGTTGAAAAAAGAGAGTGCGGCAGATACTGCCAATCAAGCGGATCAGAAATCAGAAAGCGGCAACTCGAATGAATCGATCACGATAGATGCACCGATCTCGGGCGAGTATTTCATTACTGTGCATGCTTGGAGTGGCTTTAATAATGTCACTGTATTAGCGAGTTGGGATGTTGATGATGGAAATGAAATAGTATTTTTTGAAAATAATGATAATTATTCCATTCCAGACGGACAAGGTAGTATAACCAGCCCGTTAAATATTGATCGTAATGGAATTAGCAGCAATATAACGGTGCGCTATAGCATTAAACATACCTATCGGGGCGATCTGAAAGTGACACTGTTTGCACCAAGCGGTCAATCTCAAATCTTGCACGACACATCAAATGACAGTGCCGATAATTTGAGTGGTGAAGTGAATATTAGTGCGGGAAGTATTGTTGCTGCGGGTGAGTGGCGCTTGAAAGTAGAAGATAAATATAATCAGGATGCGGGTTATATTGATAGCTGGTCGATTACCTTTAACTAA
- a CDS encoding ABC transporter ATP-binding protein, with the protein MSNSGAKTLQGRTTPNQSSQTPFLEVEQLSWSVGQLQLLREISFSVNAGEFVGLIGPNGAGKSSLLRCIYGFNQPDVSKLLLDGQNLQKINSEHRARKIAVVLQENPSEFGLTLGEVVSLGALPSSSWLNPFQKPSTQHIEQVLEKVALSGRSDQPIHELSGGERQRAMIARAMLQKPKLLIMDEPTNHLDVRYQPQVLRLAQQMKISVLASIHDLNLAAAFCDRLILLDQGKLVANGTPKQVLTEKNLSEVFQIEAKVDNHPLHGCPRITFRYHQQSDIGSKSAGDWSC; encoded by the coding sequence TTGTCAAACAGCGGCGCCAAAACCTTGCAGGGCCGAACCACGCCCAACCAAAGCAGCCAAACTCCATTTCTAGAGGTTGAACAACTCAGCTGGTCGGTTGGTCAACTTCAGCTACTTCGTGAGATTAGCTTTTCAGTCAATGCGGGTGAATTTGTCGGTTTGATTGGCCCTAACGGTGCCGGTAAGTCTTCTCTGTTACGTTGCATCTATGGTTTTAATCAGCCAGATGTCAGTAAATTGTTGCTCGACGGGCAAAACCTGCAAAAGATAAACAGCGAACACCGCGCTAGAAAAATCGCCGTGGTATTACAAGAAAACCCTTCTGAGTTTGGCCTGACATTGGGCGAGGTCGTCTCTCTTGGTGCGTTACCTTCCAGCTCTTGGCTCAATCCATTTCAAAAACCATCGACGCAACATATCGAACAAGTGCTAGAAAAAGTTGCGCTTTCGGGTCGTTCAGATCAACCAATTCATGAACTTTCTGGCGGTGAACGCCAAAGGGCGATGATTGCTCGCGCCATGCTGCAAAAACCAAAACTGCTCATCATGGACGAGCCAACCAATCATTTGGATGTCCGCTACCAGCCACAGGTTTTAAGACTGGCCCAACAAATGAAAATTTCGGTGTTGGCCAGCATCCATGATTTAAATCTGGCAGCGGCTTTTTGTGACCGGTTGATATTGCTTGATCAGGGAAAGCTGGTCGCCAACGGCACACCAAAACAAGTTCTGACGGAAAAGAACCTGTCTGAAGTTTTTCAAATAGAAGCCAAGGTCGACAATCATCCGTTGCATGGTTGCCCAAGAATTACCTTCCGCTATCACCAGCAATCAGACATTGGCTCCAAATCGGCAGGAGATTGGTCATGCTAA
- a CDS encoding FecCD family ABC transporter permease translates to MLKQLPLPILLPLLILGLLVSMVWSLSFGIAEIDFTRMLEILLHPFTNNPTDPQSVIVWQLRVPRMLLGVLAGFSLAVIGAALQALTRNPLADPYLFGIASGASLGAVTAFLWLPGLIGIFTLPLFAFFGAMFALVLVLSLAGRQATTERLILSGVAGSFLLMAGANLLLYLGDPKATTSVIFWMMGGLERARWIELWPPLITTVGGLFILLWHAPQLNALLLGEESAHTLGVKVKQLRWKLFTVTALMTATIVSLCGAIGFVGLMIPHITRVLCGSDNRRLLVCGGFIGGIFLLWVDVLARKILAPQELPLGIITAVIGSLFFIILMRRRS, encoded by the coding sequence ATGCTAAAACAATTACCACTGCCGATTTTATTGCCACTATTAATACTGGGTTTATTGGTCAGCATGGTCTGGAGCTTAAGCTTTGGTATTGCAGAGATCGACTTCACCCGTATGCTGGAAATATTGCTTCATCCATTTACTAACAACCCAACTGATCCCCAATCAGTAATCGTCTGGCAGTTACGGGTTCCGCGAATGCTACTGGGCGTCTTGGCAGGATTTTCACTGGCGGTAATCGGTGCAGCACTGCAAGCATTAACTCGCAATCCTTTGGCCGATCCTTATTTGTTCGGCATCGCATCTGGCGCTAGCCTCGGCGCCGTCACTGCTTTCTTGTGGCTACCCGGTTTGATCGGTATTTTCACGCTGCCGTTATTCGCCTTTTTTGGTGCGATGTTTGCACTGGTACTAGTGCTTTCATTAGCAGGCAGGCAAGCCACCACCGAGCGATTAATTCTTTCCGGTGTTGCCGGGTCATTTCTTTTAATGGCTGGCGCAAATTTATTGCTTTATTTAGGTGATCCTAAAGCGACCACTTCGGTTATTTTCTGGATGATGGGCGGGCTGGAACGCGCCCGATGGATTGAATTATGGCCGCCATTAATTACCACTGTTGGCGGTTTATTTATTTTGCTGTGGCATGCGCCCCAGCTCAATGCATTATTGCTCGGAGAAGAATCAGCCCACACGCTGGGCGTTAAGGTTAAACAACTGCGCTGGAAGCTGTTTACGGTGACTGCATTAATGACGGCAACGATTGTCAGCTTATGCGGTGCAATCGGCTTTGTAGGCTTGATGATTCCACATATCACTCGGGTATTATGCGGCAGTGATAATCGGCGGTTATTGGTTTGCGGCGGTTTTATCGGCGGTATTTTTCTTTTATGGGTCGATGTTTTGGCCAGAAAGATATTGGCACCACAGGAGCTTCCGCTAGGAATTATCACTGCAGTTATCGGTAGTTTGTTCTTTATTATTTTAATGCGCCGGCGTAGCTAG
- a CDS encoding precorrin-3B C(17)-methyltransferase, with amino-acid sequence MKKIKGKLSVVGLGPGCADLITPRAISAIESADLVVGLDELLAQVEHLLPGKEVVTSSRSEEVPRALAAVSAALKGRRVALLASGDPGVYSIGSLAQAALRDQSWHRGSSSQFEIIPGIPSAQSCASLIGVPLGHDNCTISLSDLLSSWDDIKSKIAFAARADFAITLYNPSGKNSQNQMVEVREILLQHLSACVPVAIIKSAYQPDQSIVLSDLMHFLAHNIDGDSTVIIGNTRSYIYEGLMGTHRGYGETYDLVTGELRKAD; translated from the coding sequence ATGAAAAAAATAAAGGGTAAATTATCGGTTGTTGGTTTAGGCCCTGGTTGTGCAGACCTAATAACACCTCGAGCGATTAGCGCAATCGAATCTGCCGATTTAGTGGTAGGGCTAGATGAATTATTAGCGCAAGTCGAGCACCTGCTACCTGGTAAAGAAGTAGTCACTAGCTCACGATCTGAAGAAGTACCTCGCGCATTAGCTGCAGTATCTGCCGCATTAAAAGGACGCCGTGTTGCACTACTGGCATCTGGAGATCCAGGCGTATATTCGATTGGCTCACTAGCTCAGGCAGCTCTACGCGATCAAAGCTGGCATAGGGGCAGTTCTAGCCAGTTTGAAATCATACCTGGCATACCTTCAGCACAATCGTGTGCATCGTTAATTGGCGTTCCACTAGGCCATGATAACTGCACGATTTCTCTATCCGATTTATTATCCAGCTGGGATGATATTAAGTCCAAAATAGCATTTGCCGCTAGAGCCGACTTTGCAATTACCTTATATAATCCTTCTGGCAAAAACTCACAAAACCAGATGGTTGAAGTCCGAGAAATTCTACTGCAACATTTATCCGCTTGCGTACCTGTAGCAATTATTAAATCTGCCTACCAACCTGATCAAAGCATTGTACTGTCAGATTTAATGCATTTTCTAGCGCATAATATTGATGGCGATTCAACGGTTATTATCGGCAATACCCGTAGCTATATTTATGAAGGTTTAATGGGAACACACCGCGGATACGGTGAAACCTATGATTTGGTTACCGGCGAACTACGTAAGGCTGATTGA